catggatgaggtggctcgggtaagcgcggggactagtggacttgcgtagttgctttagaagacttgcttttggatttgtttaggattgggtagcgtgtccccaatcccatgctcggtctatgttttatataaactaatgggtcgaaatagtcacttgtggtattttgggtcgatgtgggcccggtgtcgtaaaactcggttttttatgaaaaactcttagtttaacctattgtaatatattgtgaaagtgtgttggtttaaaagtgtcgggaagcgggtttttcacccgtgtgtaaaacgtaaaactgatcagaatctggcagcacatctggacgccgtcccagatggctggacgccgtcctggtttttacaactggacgccgtccagattactggacgcgtccagatcaactggctctcaaatttttttttatggcacttttacggatgtttaacgggttgggttgttacatgtggGGACACAATAGCAGGCGTGATGACACAATAGGAGGCGTAATGACCCAATAGGAGGCGTGGCGACACAAAAGGAGGCGTGACGACACAAAAGGAGGCGCGACGAAATAATAAAAGGCGTGACGACACGATAGGAGGCATGGCGACCCCATAGAAGAATAAGAGGAGTGGCGACTTAATAAGAGTCGTGACGACACAATAGGAGGCGTGACGACCCAATAGAAGGCGTGACGACCCAATCGGTGGCATGATGACGTAATAGGAGGCGTGATGATGTGCAAAAAGTGTGTGCAGATGTGCTGAATTGCAattaacttttaaatttataatacttttattacttatcacttttaacaccctaatgaGCAACAAAATCCGATCAAGGTAGTATAGTAATTAGTaagttaggttatcgtcccaagagactaTGGAAGCAAATAAGAGTTGTCTTTTAAATCTAGGATAGGGAAATGATTGTCTAAATCTTACCTCCCCATACCCCACTTTTGTAGGATTGActtttgtcgttgttgttgttgttgttgtttgttctTGTTGGCTTATTTTTTTTACTTTAGCATGTGCAACCCAAATGAATTTATGTACCAGTTAGTAGTCAAGCAATTATCATTTAGAAGTCATATTTTTAAATCCTACAAACTGATATGTACATTAAATCATTTTGCTGTGTAAGAGAAGCTGTGAGAAATTATCAATGTTCAGATCTTGTTCTTGCTTCTCATAGATAACTATAACAAATAAACTACAATAATCAATTTCACGAATACCACATAATGAGAGTTGAGATCTAGATAATCATAGAAAAAACTGAGTTGTTTCTCATAAGGTTAAAGAAAGTTATCACTCTATGAAGACAAACATCCCTCGCGCGAAAGCAAAAAAGACTGTTTCAAGATTCTTATAGATAACTTATATGGctaaataactataattataactatcattaagATAATATAAGTTCAAATTTTATATAAAGACCATATTAAAATAACCTAAATTAAAACTCATTTGTAAGTAAACTGGTGGATGTTGCACACTCTATGAAGAACTAATGTTGTATGAAAACCTTCTTGGTCAGATAATGAAGAGTTGAATGTCACTTTATAGTATCACCATATTTTAACACCATTCCCGACGGGATACTAAAATGTAGTAGGAAAATGGGGCAGATATGTGGGATATATTAAAAAAAACCAGCAGAAACAAGGAGTTAGTAGAAACCAATAACCACTAATTACAACCCAAAGAACTTCAACTAGATCTGACAGAAAAGCGGCTCTTCTTCTCCGATCTGATTTCACGGTGATCTTCGGTGGGATCAAACGCCACCTCATCGTGGTTAATCAATCGATATTTAGGGCGATCCTAACAGAAAAGCGGCTCTTCTTCTCCGATCTGATTTCACGGTGATCTTCGGCGGGATCAAACGCCACCTCACCGTCGTTAATCAATCGATATTTAGGTTGATCTTCATTGTCCTTTTCTCTGTTTTTTCGTTGGTGATCTTTGGCGGATTTCAAACGCCATCTCACCAGGTTATCAGGTGATCTTCGACGCTCGGTCGTCATCTTACCATGGTTGGTAACACTCGAATCAAACCAACATCTAATGGTTGGTCGATTAAGGAACGCAGAAACAATCAAGATGTCTTCCGAAAAATCAATTCTGATTCCAAGGTACGTTCTGACATGGATTCTCAATCCTTTTACGTTACGAATTTTCCCGATTACGCTGATATTACAATGTTAAGAAAGGCGTTTGATGCCCTAGGGTGTTTGATTAACGTTTATATTGCTAAGAAAAGAGCAAAAACAGGCAAGCGTTTTGGTTTTGTTCGGTTTTTGGGAGTAAAAAACGTGCAGACTATGGAAAAGAGATTGGCAGATGTTTGGATCAATAGATTTCATTTATTTGTTGAGGCTTCCAAATTCGACAGGTACGAGAGGGTTGTTTCGAATCAGACTAAGGTTACAAAGGAAGAAAAATCAGATAGCCATAACGAAAAGGTCAATTCCGGATCAGAACCTACTCAAAAATAGGATGTTAGACCGATGGAAGGGTCTTATGCTTCGGCTGTTTCAGGTAACAAAGTCGAAAAGAAGTTGGTACTGGATGAAACCGATATCATatctattaataacaatgatactgtTGCTTTGTTTAAACTTAGAGATTTAGGCACTCTATTTTCGATTCATAGTATCTGTGTCGCAGAAGGGTATAAGGAGTTTAAAATCCAATATATTGGAAGATATTGGATTTGGATTAAATTCGAATCGAAAACAAGTTTAGATGCGTTTTAAAGCAAATAAAAATATCACACCATTGTTCTCGTGTGTGAAAGCTGCATCAGATGATTTTGTTGTGGACGAACGAATTATTTGGATCAAAATCACAGGTTTGCCAACGTGTGCATGGGGTACGAATGCATGTAAGAAGGTGGCTTCCACCTTTGGGCGATTTCTCTTTTTCGAGGAAAACAGTAAAGTTCCAATCGCTGTGACACGTGCTTTTATAGCTACATATGAGAAGAATACTATTTCTAAATTGTATGTGGTGGAAACAAATGGAAAAGATATCACGGTTGTCGGACATGAGATTAGTTCATGGTGTTTTGACATTGATTCTACGATCGAGGAAGATAACAATGATAGCCTTCaaatggatgaagaagaaatatgtaGTAACTCATCTGTTAATTCTTCGGTTAATGGTATTGTATCGGATCATTTGAAAGAGTTTATTGGAGTTCATCTCAATGAGGATTCGCTAGTTTCTGACGACACACCAGAAGTAGATGAGGAGGTTAATTCTGGGGCTCAGAAAGACAATGTTTCGATTAATACAAAACCGGTCCAAGAATCATCTAGTCGCCCGTTTCCACCGGGTTTTACTAATGATTATAATGATCGCATGAGACAAGGTTCGGGTTGTTCGGTGAATTGCAACACACCGTTTTTGGTTGTAAATCATGATCCAAATTCTAATGGTGTTTCGGCATCATTGGAGGAAAGTGAGGACATATTCGGAATTGGGGAATTATTGGGATTTAATCTTAAAGGTTGTCATAATAATTTGAATCGTTATAACGAGCCCATTGTTTTCAATGAAGATAATCTCAATTAATAGTTGTGGATCGGAGGCCTTCTTGAAACGTAAATGGATAAGAGATACTTGTGTTTCTCTAAAAGTTCAGTTTCTAGGACTTCAGGAATCCAAGTTATCCCGATTTCAGTTTTTTAGATTACGGTCGTTATGGGGTAAATTGCATTTTGATTACGCCTTGAGCCTTGCTCGTGGTCTTTCCGGAGGTATTATTTCGTTATGAGATCCGTCGGTTTTCTTGAAAAGTAACATTTGGTGTGACGATAATTATGTGATAGTTAAAGGAATGTGGTTAAAGGTTAACATAGAGACGTTTATGGTAAATGCATATGCTCCACAAGCTTTATCGGATAAGGTGATTCTATGGAATAAGCTTTCTAATTTCATGATGAATAATCCCGGCCACTTTATTTTTATGGCGGATTGGAATTCGGTTAGAAGTAGGGTAGATCGATGTGGGTCCGAATTTTGTTCTCATGATGATCGTTTGTTTAACGACTTTATTGAATCAAACCACCTATATGAAGTCCCGTTGGGTGGTGTACGTTATACGTATCGTAATAAAGCTGGGACCAAACTTAGCAAACTCGATATATTTTTCATCACTAGTAATGTCCTTGATTCCTTTGATGATTTGAAGGGCTCAGTGTTGGATCGGGGTTATTCGGATCATGCTCCTATTCTTCTTTTTCAGGACAAGGTAGATTTTGGCCCGACGTATTTTAAGATTTTCGACTCTTGGTTTGAGAGGCCGGATTTCGATTCTTTTGTTCGTACTACATGGAGCTTGATTGGTAATGGTCAGAATATGGACATAGTAGCGAAGCTTAGATCGATGAAAGCTCATTTAAAATCATGGATCCAATCGTCGAGATCTAACGAATCATTAAGAATAAAACTACTTTCTAAAGACATAAATGATCTTGATACTGTCATCGACTCAGGTTCTACCGATTATAGTACTACTGATCGACGAAATGCTTTATTTTTGGAACGGGACTAGCTTTTAAAGAGAGAAGCCACATATATGATACAGAAAAGTCGTGTTAAATGGGACGTTGAGGGTGATGAAAATTCTAAATTTTTTCATTGTTCTCTAAAACATAAAAGAAATTACCAAAGTATTAATGGCCTTATGGTGGACGGGACATGGGTTTCTGATCCTTTTGTTATCAAGCAATTATTTTTTGATCTTTTTAAGTCCAAGTTTGACAGTTTTCAAAGTGGGGGTGAATTTTTGCATATTGATCCAACGTATAAATTGTCCCAGGAGGAAGCCGATGGTCTTGAGTGTGATATTAATGATGTGCAAATTAAACAGGCGGTATGTGATTGTGGAAGTTCTAAAGCCCCAGGTCCCGATGGTATTTCATTCAGGTTTATTAAACATTTTTGGGATATTATTTGTCATGATTTATGCAGGGATGTGCGTATCTTTTTTCTGATTGTGTTATGCCTCATGGAGCGAAGTACGCCTTCTTTTCGCTAATTCTGAAAGTGCAAAATCCTGTCCTTATTAATGATTTTAGACCAATTTCGTTGGTTGGGTTTTTCTATAAAATTATATCAAAAATCCTTACTAATCGTCTTACAGGTGTAATTGATACATTGATAAGCCCGGTTCAATCCGCGTTTATTTCAGGCCTCCAGATTCTCGATGGTCCTATGATGTTAAGTGAGATAATTGCGTGGGTGAAAAAATCGAATAAAAAGATGCTTCTTTTCAAAGTTGACTTCGAAAAAGCATATGATTATGTGAATTGGGACTATTTGTTGTTTATGCTTCGTTCCTTGGGTTTTGGCACGAAATGGTGTAATTGGATTATGGGTTGTTTGAATTCAGCAAAAACGTCAGTTCTTGTCAACGGGAGCCCGACCCGTGAGTTCGATATAAAAAGAGGTCTTAGACAGGGCGACCCGTTAAGTCCTTTTTTGTTCATCATTGTTATGGAAGGCCTTCATTTGGTTTTGAATCGAGCGATGAAGTTGAATTATATTCGAGGGATTAATATTGGAACGAATAATATTCAGCTTTCTCATTTTGTATACGCAGATGATGTTATTATTTTTTCTGAATGGGGCAGGCGTGAATTGCATCGAATTTTGACTATTCTcgagatctttttttttttttggtttcggGGTTGAAAATTAATGTTACGAAATCTTAGATTTTCGGGATTGGTGTAGATGATTCTGAGGTGAATTCTTTTGCTTTATCTTCGGGTGCGAGTGCAGGTGTTTTTCCTACTAAATTTAGGTTTCCCCATTGGTTCTAACATGAAAGTGATCGCTAATTGGGAACCTTTGGTAGAGAAATTTCGAGTTAAATTATCGACATGGAAAGCTAGTCTTCTCTCATCCGGAGGCAGATTAACCTTGATTAAATCTGTTTTGGGAAGTCTGGGTATTTATTACATGTCCAGAGAAAGTCCTAAAAAGTATTGAATCGATAAGGGCGAGATTTTTCTGGGGCGGAAACGAGTCGAATAACAAAATGCCATGGGTTAAGTGGGATAAAATTTTAGCACCGTTTGATCTTGGCGGTCTAAACGTGGGTAGCCTAAAGGCGTTTAATTTTGCTCTTCTTCTTAAATGGCGTTGGAGTTATCTTTTAAATCCGGATGACTTATGGGTTGTTATCATAAAATCTATACATGGGAATGTGTTTGAGAAATCGTTAGCCAATTGTCCGAGTAGTTGGTCGTCCATAGTGAAAGTATGTACATGGGCTGTTTCGAAGGCTTTAATTCCTGCAGATTCTTTCAAGTTTGCTGTTGGTAATGGACGTAATATCAGCTTTTGGCATGACCCGTGGTGCGGTAACGTTCCTTTGTATTCTTCGTTTAATCGGCTATATCATTTAGATGTTAATCAAGATGACACGATAGCTGATAAATTGGCAAATGTTTCGTTGAATTGGGTTTGGTCTAGGGAGAATTTAGGGACTCGAAACATTCAAGTCCTTAATTCTCTTGTGGATTTTATTGAAGATGTTACTCTTACAGATCGGGAGGATAGTTGATTGTTCTCTATGTCTTCGGATGGTTTATTTACGGTGAAGGCAGCTCGTGTTACTATTGATAGCGCGTTACTCCCAGGTTCTACGACTACTACTACATGGTACAAATTCCTCCCTCGAAAAGTTAATATTTTTTATGGAGATTACGTTTGAATGCTCTTCCGGTTCGGTGGAATCTTTCCGCGAGAGGAATAGAGGTTCCTACGATTGTTTGTCCGGTATGTAATAATGGGGTTGAGACGCAGGATCATGTCTTCTTTGGATGTTCTTTTGCTTCCGAGTTATGGCATAAGCTACGTGTGTGGTTTAATTGTTCGATGCCTACTTTTGTGTCTTGGGATTCCTTCATTGTTTGGCTCGAAGGTGTCCATTTATCGACTAAAGGAAAGGACCGAATTATAGCTTCAGTTTGCACACTTCTTTGGGCGATTTGGAGGTTTAGAAAAGGCATTGTTTTTAACGATTCGTTTTGTTCTAGAAGTAGTCTATTTGATGTAGTTAGATTACTTGTTTTTCGTTGGATTAAACATAGAAGTCAATTAGATTCAAATTGGAACTTATGGCTGTCTATGCCTTTGTAATTTTGTTTGTTCGTTCGTTTTCTCCCTTAGCGCCTTGCTAGGGAGCGTTCTAATATATTGCTTATTCTTTGGccgtaaaaaaaaaaagatatgtgGGGTATATCACC
The window above is part of the Rutidosis leptorrhynchoides isolate AG116_Rl617_1_P2 chromosome 1, CSIRO_AGI_Rlap_v1, whole genome shotgun sequence genome. Proteins encoded here:
- the LOC139854155 gene encoding uncharacterized protein, whose protein sequence is MVDGTWVSDPFVIKQLFFDLFKSKFDSFQSGGEFLHIDPTYKLSQEEADGLECDINDVQIKQAGCAYLFSDCVMPHGAKYAFFSLILKVQNPVLINDFRPISLVGFFYKIISKILTNRLTGVIDTLISPVQSAFISGLQILDGPMMLSEIIAWVKKSNKKMLLFKVDFEKAYDYVNWDYLLFMLRSLGFGTKWCNWIMGCLNSAKTSVLVNGSPTREFDIKRGLRQGDPLSPFLFIIVMEGLHLVLNRAMKLNYIRGINIGTNNIQLSHFVYADDIFGIGVDDSEVNSFALSSGASAEKVLKSIESIRARFFWGGNESNNKMPWVKWDKILAPFDLGGLNVGSLKAFNFALLLKWRWSYLLNPDDLWVVIIKSIHGNVFEKSLANCPSSWSSIVKVCTWAVSKALIPADSFKFAVGNGRNISFWHDPWCGNVPLYSSFNRLYHLDVNQDDTIADKLANVSLNWVWSRENLGTRNIQVLNSLVDFIEDVTLTDREDS